In the genome of Dromiciops gliroides isolate mDroGli1 chromosome 1, mDroGli1.pri, whole genome shotgun sequence, the window CACGCATCTGAATCTTTTACGGCAGCAGCGACTTTTTACAGATGTCCTTCTACATGCAGGAAACCGGACTTTCCCTTGCCACAGAGCTGTCTTGGCTGCATGTAGCCGCTATTTTGAAGCCATGTTTAGTGGTGGTCTCAAAGAGAGCCAGTCTAGTGAAGTCAACTTCGACAATTCTATCCATCCAGAAGTCTTAGAACTgctgcttgattatgcatattcaTCCCGAGTTATTATCAATGAAGAGAATGCAGAATCCCTCCTGGAAGCTGGAGACATGTTAGAATTCCAGGACATTCGAGACGCTTGTGCAGAGTTCCTTGAAAAGAACCTCCATCCCACCAACTGTCTTGGCATGTTGCTGCTGTCCGATGCACACCAGTGCACCAAACTTTATGAACTCTCTTGGAGGATGTGTCTCAGCAACTTCCAAACCATCAGTAAAAATGAAGATTTCCTTCAGCTGCCCCAGGACATGGTGGTACAGCTCCTGTCAAGTGAAGAACTAGAGACTGAAGATGAAAGGCTGGTGTACGAGTCTGCTATTAACTGGATTAGCTACGACCTGAGCAAGCGCCACTGCTACCTTCCTGAGCTGTTGCAGACCGTGAGGCTGGCCCTCTTGCCAGCCATATATCTCATGGAAAATGTTGCCATGGAAGAACTCATCACCAAACAGAGGAAAAGCAAAGAGATTGTGGAAGAGGCAATAAGATGCAAATTGAAAATCTTGCAGAACGATGGTGTGGTCACCAGCCTTTGTGCTCGGCCTCGCAAAACCGGCCATGCCCTTTTCCTTCTGGGAGGACAGACCTTCATGTGTGACAAGCTGTATCTTGTGGaccaaaaagcaaaggaaatcaTTCCCAAGGCAGATATTCCCAGCCCTAGGAAAGAGTTCAGTGCCTGTGCAATCGGGTGCAAAGTGTATATCACTGGTGGGCGGGGTTCAGAGAATGGGGTCTCCAAAGATGTTTGGGTCTATGACACTCTTCATGAGGAGTGGTCAAAAGCTGCCCCCATGCTGGTGGCCAGGTTTGGTCATGGCTCTGCTGAACTCAAACACTGTCTCTATGTAGTAGGTGGACATACAGCAGCAACTGGTTGTCTGCCCGCTTCTCCGTCTGTGTCATTGAAGCAAGTCGAACAGTATGATCCCGTAACTAACAAATGGACCATGGTTGCCCCACTTCGAGAAGGCGTGAGCAATGCAGCGGTAGTGAGTGCCAAACTGAAGCTATTTGCTTTTGGCGGCACCAGTGTCAGCCACGATAAGCTACCCAAAGTTCAGTGTTACGATCAGTGTGAGAACAGGTGGACGGTACCAGCCACTTGCCCGCAGCCCTGGCGATACACTGCAGCAGCTGTGCTAGGCAACCAGATTTTTATTATGGGTGGAGATACCGAATTCTCTGCATGCTCAGCTTACAAATTCAACAGTGAGACATACCAGTGGACCAAGGTGGGAGATGTGACAGCCAAGAGGATGAGCTGCCATGCGGTAGCATCTGGAAACAAACTTTATGTAGTTGGTGGCTACTTCGGTATTCAAAGATGCAAAACCTTAGACTGCTATGATCCGACATTAGATGTATGGAACAGCATCACCACGGTCCCCTACTCTCTCATTCCAACAGCGTTTGTCAGTACTTGGAAACATCTTCCCTCTTAATTCTGATGTATTATTTGAAGATGATTATCAGGTAAGCAATCCTTTTGACCAAAAATACAAGCATACATAGGATTACCCTAGTTttataaaagtttaaaatgaagAATGGAAGAGCCCTTTTTTATTGAAGTAACGAAAGTCTCCATATATGCCAAGGTGTTCTTCAGAAAGTTTTTTACAAGGTTCTTGCACCCCCAAATCATGACATAGATAAGATCTTAGGTGTAACTctggaaggaataaaggaaaaaaacacgcATATATTAGGTGCCTAATGTGTGCAGATACCATgctgaacactttacaaatatctcatttgatcctcaaaaataGCTTtcggaggtagatgttattactaGCCATATTTTCCAGTTGAGCcgactgaggcaaaaagaggttaacaccaggtcacatagctggtaaatgtctgaggttagatttaaaccaaggtcttcctgactccaggtttagtgCTTTATCTGCTACACTACATAGTTacctgaaaggaatcttagaatttAGCTATTCAAACCTCTGCTCATttatataggtgaggaaactgaggtgcagagaactCAAGTGGCTCGCTTACATACATAGATAGGCCATGTAGCTGAGGCAAAATTCATACTTGGGGTCTCAAGGACTCCAAACCCAGAATCCTTTCTGCTGCACCAAGCTGTTGACTATAGCAGAGCTAAGCTGTTTCTTCCAAACATTTGGGAAGAGCATTGGTGCAGTCTCATTAgcttctggaaagcattttgttaaACCTCAAATCTGGTATCAACACTATCTTAGAACGAATACTCTAGCATTGTTCATGAGCAAGGGATGTCCCTCTTTCAAGGTCCCACCTGGATTCTATCAGTCTGTATAATGTACACTGATACACTTAGCATATTTTGGCCACCTAAAGTCACTACTGCTTTTCAGAGTTAATCAGTCGGGCTGACCCTATCATCCAGGCCAACAAAAGTCATGTGTTCCTCTGTCATATATCTGAGTACATAGTGTTTGTCTTGCAGACTTAAGAGCATAGAATGCTTCTTGGCTC includes:
- the ENC1 gene encoding ectoderm-neural cortex protein 1 isoform X1 is translated as MSFLSGRDLHWVYEKLLVVVFSSAGGKRKMSVSMHENRKSRASTGSINIYLFHKSSYADSVLTHLNLLRQQRLFTDVLLHAGNRTFPCHRAVLAACSRYFEAMFSGGLKESQSSEVNFDNSIHPEVLELLLDYAYSSRVIINEENAESLLEAGDMLEFQDIRDACAEFLEKNLHPTNCLGMLLLSDAHQCTKLYELSWRMCLSNFQTISKNEDFLQLPQDMVVQLLSSEELETEDERLVYESAINWISYDLSKRHCYLPELLQTVRLALLPAIYLMENVAMEELITKQRKSKEIVEEAIRCKLKILQNDGVVTSLCARPRKTGHALFLLGGQTFMCDKLYLVDQKAKEIIPKADIPSPRKEFSACAIGCKVYITGGRGSENGVSKDVWVYDTLHEEWSKAAPMLVARFGHGSAELKHCLYVVGGHTAATGCLPASPSVSLKQVEQYDPVTNKWTMVAPLREGVSNAAVVSAKLKLFAFGGTSVSHDKLPKVQCYDQCENRWTVPATCPQPWRYTAAAVLGNQIFIMGGDTEFSACSAYKFNSETYQWTKVGDVTAKRMSCHAVASGNKLYVVGGYFGIQRCKTLDCYDPTLDVWNSITTVPYSLIPTAFVSTWKHLPS
- the ENC1 gene encoding ectoderm-neural cortex protein 1 isoform X2, with product MSVSMHENRKSRASTGSINIYLFHKSSYADSVLTHLNLLRQQRLFTDVLLHAGNRTFPCHRAVLAACSRYFEAMFSGGLKESQSSEVNFDNSIHPEVLELLLDYAYSSRVIINEENAESLLEAGDMLEFQDIRDACAEFLEKNLHPTNCLGMLLLSDAHQCTKLYELSWRMCLSNFQTISKNEDFLQLPQDMVVQLLSSEELETEDERLVYESAINWISYDLSKRHCYLPELLQTVRLALLPAIYLMENVAMEELITKQRKSKEIVEEAIRCKLKILQNDGVVTSLCARPRKTGHALFLLGGQTFMCDKLYLVDQKAKEIIPKADIPSPRKEFSACAIGCKVYITGGRGSENGVSKDVWVYDTLHEEWSKAAPMLVARFGHGSAELKHCLYVVGGHTAATGCLPASPSVSLKQVEQYDPVTNKWTMVAPLREGVSNAAVVSAKLKLFAFGGTSVSHDKLPKVQCYDQCENRWTVPATCPQPWRYTAAAVLGNQIFIMGGDTEFSACSAYKFNSETYQWTKVGDVTAKRMSCHAVASGNKLYVVGGYFGIQRCKTLDCYDPTLDVWNSITTVPYSLIPTAFVSTWKHLPS